One Legionella lansingensis genomic region harbors:
- a CDS encoding acetyl-CoA carboxylase carboxyltransferase subunit alpha, whose amino-acid sequence MSRQFLDFEQPIEELNQKIQALRMVGDDNEVNLTEEIARLEAKCEELTANIFSNLEPWQIAQMSRHPLRPQTTDYIEHIFTDFQELHGDRHYSSAPAIIGGLARFNGEPVMVLGHQKGKRTKEKVYRNFGMARPEEYRKALRLMKLAEKFKLPVFTFIDTAGAYPGIGAEERNQSEAIARNLLEMAKLRTLVICTVTGEAGSGGALAIGVGDRVLMLQYGIYSVISPEGCASILWKDASKASEAARAMGITADRIIESGLIDAVIPEPLGGAHRNVVEMAARLKEALLNELRILKTFSVDELLEQRYKKFMAMGACD is encoded by the coding sequence ATGAGTCGACAATTTTTGGATTTTGAACAGCCTATTGAAGAGTTAAATCAAAAAATTCAAGCATTGCGCATGGTCGGTGATGACAATGAAGTCAATTTAACTGAAGAAATTGCGCGTCTTGAAGCCAAGTGTGAAGAGCTAACAGCTAATATTTTTTCTAATCTGGAGCCCTGGCAGATTGCACAGATGTCACGACACCCTCTGCGTCCTCAGACCACAGATTATATTGAGCACATTTTTACTGATTTCCAAGAATTGCATGGTGACAGGCATTATTCTTCTGCGCCCGCTATCATCGGTGGATTGGCGCGATTCAATGGTGAACCGGTTATGGTTTTGGGCCATCAAAAAGGAAAGCGCACGAAGGAAAAGGTTTATCGTAATTTTGGCATGGCACGACCTGAAGAGTATCGCAAGGCCTTGCGTTTAATGAAATTAGCTGAGAAATTCAAGTTACCTGTTTTTACCTTCATTGACACAGCAGGTGCTTATCCTGGCATCGGTGCTGAAGAACGAAACCAATCCGAGGCAATTGCCAGAAATTTGCTGGAAATGGCAAAGTTAAGAACCCTGGTGATTTGTACTGTCACCGGAGAAGCAGGTTCTGGTGGAGCACTGGCAATTGGGGTTGGTGATAGGGTGTTGATGTTGCAGTATGGTATTTATTCAGTGATTTCCCCAGAAGGTTGTGCTTCAATCCTTTGGAAAGATGCTTCTAAAGCTAGCGAAGCAGCAAGAGCTATGGGTATTACTGCTGATAGAATCATTGAATCAGGATTGATTGACGCTGTAATACCTGAACCTTTAGGTGGAGCCCATAGGAATGTAGTGGAGATGGCTGCTCGACTCAAGGAGGCGTTGCTTAATGAATTACGAATTTTGAAAACCTTTTCTGTTGATGAGCTTTTAGAACAACGCTACAAAAAATTCATGGCAATGGGGGCCTGTGACTAA
- a CDS encoding L-serine ammonia-lyase: MSISLFDLFSIGIGPSSSHTVGPMLAANAFLALLTREEQFDKTARVKIELYGSLALTGKGHGTDKAILNGLEGKAPETVVPESMVPRMQEIIASKALCLAGQKTIYFDESTDFLFLQKELLPKHSNGMRFTAYGQENKPLLAQVYYSIGGGFIATEEEFDQAASSNSPPPYPFTTARQLLQHCHEHKMTITELMMTNERTWRTTEAIQEGILAIAKVMDDCIENGCKHPGNLPGGLNLKRRAPDLYKKLIEHKGVPSVFEQSDIMNKLNLFAMAVNEENAAGGRIVTAPTNGAAGIIPAVLRYCQEAHDRWNKEDIYTYFLTAAAIGILYKEGASISGAEVGCQGEVGVASSMAAAGLTAVLGGTVEQIENAAEIAMEHHLGMTCDPVMGLVQIPCIERNAMGAVKAVNASRMALIGDGQHQISLDKVIRTMKDTGKDMQSIYKETSMGGLAVNHPEC; this comes from the coding sequence ATGAGTATTAGCTTATTTGATTTGTTTTCCATAGGAATCGGCCCGTCAAGCTCCCATACGGTGGGACCTATGCTTGCCGCAAATGCTTTTTTGGCTTTGCTTACCCGGGAAGAACAATTCGATAAGACTGCACGCGTTAAAATTGAGCTTTATGGTTCACTGGCTTTAACAGGCAAAGGCCATGGTACAGATAAGGCCATTTTAAATGGGTTGGAAGGCAAGGCGCCAGAAACAGTGGTACCTGAAAGCATGGTCCCGCGGATGCAAGAAATTATTGCTTCCAAAGCGCTTTGTCTTGCTGGACAAAAAACGATCTATTTTGATGAGAGTACCGATTTTTTATTCTTGCAAAAAGAGCTTCTTCCCAAACACAGTAACGGCATGCGTTTTACTGCCTATGGCCAAGAAAATAAACCTTTATTAGCGCAAGTGTATTATTCAATCGGCGGTGGTTTTATCGCGACAGAAGAAGAGTTTGATCAAGCTGCAAGTTCGAACAGTCCCCCACCCTATCCTTTTACAACAGCACGTCAATTACTACAGCACTGTCATGAGCATAAAATGACGATCACTGAATTGATGATGACCAATGAACGAACCTGGCGAACAACAGAAGCTATCCAGGAAGGGATCCTTGCTATTGCCAAAGTCATGGATGATTGTATCGAAAATGGTTGTAAACACCCGGGAAATTTACCTGGCGGATTGAATCTCAAACGCAGAGCACCTGATTTATACAAAAAACTGATTGAGCATAAAGGGGTTCCAAGTGTATTTGAACAATCCGACATTATGAACAAACTCAACTTGTTCGCCATGGCAGTCAATGAAGAGAACGCTGCTGGAGGTCGTATTGTTACGGCACCCACAAATGGCGCTGCAGGCATTATCCCTGCCGTACTTAGATATTGTCAGGAAGCCCATGATCGCTGGAATAAGGAAGATATTTATACTTATTTTCTAACCGCTGCAGCCATTGGCATTCTGTATAAGGAAGGGGCTTCTATTTCTGGAGCTGAGGTCGGTTGTCAAGGTGAGGTTGGAGTGGCTTCTTCTATGGCTGCTGCAGGACTCACCGCCGTCTTGGGAGGCACCGTTGAGCAAATAGAAAATGCAGCCGAAATTGCCATGGAGCACCATCTTGGAATGACTTGCGATCCAGTCATGGGATTGGTTCAAATTCCTTGTATTGAACGTAATGCAATGGGAGCGGTGAAAGCAGTCAATGCTTCACGCATGGCTTTAATCGGCGATGGCCAACATCAAATTTCTCTGGACAAAGTCATTCGCACAATGAAAGACACAGGAAAAGACATGCAAAGCATTTACAAAGAAACATCAATGGGGGGTCTTGCTGTCAATCATCCTGAGTGCTAA
- the tilS gene encoding tRNA lysidine(34) synthetase TilS — MTKSLLNTDFLQSLKRYNHIFVGYSGGLDSTVLLHALITQKQFASKLTAIHINHGLSPNAQKWEEHCQQFCRLLNLPLIVKSVQFRRDANIEDAARQARYDAFRKLLKKDDCLLLAHHFDDQAETMLLHLVRGTGIAGLAAMKSSKNFAKGQLLRPLLHQRRTALLSYAKRHQLVWIDDESNFDIGFSRNYLRHEILPLLAARWPKVVDNLVRTSQHCRQAQNNLDDLAKMDCPELNEASSQLAITHLKHLSKARLANILRVWLEANHVRAPGTLTFDRLIPEVIYAMPDANPLVTWGDICVRRYQENLYLLKKDTPTLPAQSEWVAFPGRLDLGQLGHLYAIASDEGLVIPQGSKVTVRFRQGGESFAFRGQTKQLKKLFQEWQIPTWLRDRIPLVYVNDQLACVVGYAISDNFFQSEATKAYELQIK; from the coding sequence GTGACTAAGTCACTGCTAAATACCGACTTTCTGCAAAGTCTTAAACGGTATAATCACATCTTTGTAGGTTACAGTGGTGGTCTTGATTCCACTGTACTGCTTCATGCTCTTATCACACAAAAGCAATTTGCCTCGAAACTTACTGCTATTCATATTAATCATGGGCTTAGCCCCAACGCTCAAAAATGGGAAGAGCACTGCCAGCAATTTTGTCGCCTGTTAAATCTCCCTTTAATAGTAAAGTCCGTTCAGTTTAGACGGGATGCAAATATAGAGGATGCGGCTCGGCAAGCAAGGTACGATGCTTTCAGGAAATTACTCAAAAAGGATGATTGCCTATTGCTTGCCCATCACTTTGATGATCAGGCAGAAACGATGCTTTTACATCTTGTTCGTGGCACAGGAATTGCCGGTTTGGCGGCGATGAAATCATCCAAGAATTTTGCCAAAGGTCAGTTGTTACGTCCCCTGCTTCATCAACGCAGGACCGCACTTTTGAGTTATGCCAAACGTCATCAACTTGTATGGATTGACGATGAGAGCAATTTTGATATTGGTTTTTCCAGGAATTATCTTCGGCATGAAATCCTTCCACTATTAGCTGCCCGCTGGCCAAAGGTAGTGGATAATTTAGTACGAACCAGCCAACATTGTCGCCAAGCTCAAAACAATCTGGATGATTTGGCCAAAATGGACTGCCCTGAACTTAATGAAGCGTCGTCACAGTTAGCTATTACTCATTTAAAGCACCTAAGCAAAGCACGATTAGCAAATATCTTACGTGTGTGGCTCGAAGCCAACCACGTTAGAGCGCCGGGAACATTAACTTTTGATCGTTTAATTCCGGAAGTGATTTATGCCATGCCCGATGCTAATCCGTTGGTGACTTGGGGAGACATTTGCGTTCGACGTTATCAAGAAAACCTCTATTTACTTAAAAAGGATACTCCAACTCTGCCTGCACAGAGCGAGTGGGTCGCTTTCCCAGGGCGTTTGGACTTGGGGCAATTGGGACATTTATACGCCATTGCCAGTGATGAAGGTCTAGTAATTCCACAAGGAAGTAAGGTTACAGTCCGGTTTCGTCAGGGTGGAGAGTCATTTGCTTTTAGAGGCCAGACCAAGCAGTTAAAAAAATTATTCCAGGAATGGCAAATTCCTACCTGGCTTCGCGATCGCATCCCACTTGTTTATGTTAATGATCAACTGGCATGCGTGGTCGGATATGCTATCAGTGATAATTTTTTTCAATCAGAAGCGACTAAGGCTTATGAATTGCAGATAAAGTGA